In Haliaeetus albicilla chromosome 3, bHalAlb1.1, whole genome shotgun sequence, the following are encoded in one genomic region:
- the SOCS6 gene encoding suppressor of cytokine signaling 6 has product MKKISLKTIRKSFNLNKSKDESDFVVVQQPSLSEFGKDDSLFGSCYGKDLASCEVNSEDEKGGKNRSKSESLMGTLKRRLSAKQKQKGKGSTPSVSSADDDTFSSSSAPITFKDVRAQRPLRSTSLRNHHYSPTPWPLRPTNSEETCIKMEVKVKALVHSSNPSPALNGVRKDFHDLQSDNVFQEQNNALKNTESQNGDLHLHIDEHVPVVIGLMPQDYIQYTVPLDEGMYPLEGSRSYCLDSSSPMEVSTVSSQVGGNAFHEEESQVDQDVVVAPDIFVDQTVNGLLIGTTGVMLQSPRVNHSDVPPLSPLLPPMQNNQIQRNFNGLSGTDAHVAESMRCHLNFDPNTAPGVGRVYDSVQNSGPMVVTSLTEELKKLAKQGWYWGPITRWEAEGKLANVPDGSFLVRDSSDDRYLLSLSFRSHGKTLHTRIEHSNGRFSFYEQPDVEGHTSIVDLIEHSIRDSENGAFCYSRSRLPGSATYPVRLTNPVSRFMQVRSLQYLCRFVIRQYTRIDLIQKLPLPNKMKDYLQEKHY; this is encoded by the coding sequence atgaagaaaattagtCTCAAAACAATTCGCAAGTCCTTTAACttaaataaaagtaaagatGAAAGCGACTTTGTAGTGGTTCAGCAGCCATCGTTAAGTGAATTTGGAAAAGATGACTCCTTGTTTGGCAGCTGCTATGGTAAAGATTTGGCTAGCTGTGAAGTCAATAGTGAAGAtgaaaaaggaggcaaaaataGATCAAAAAGTGAAAGCTTAATGGGTACGTTAAAAAGGAGgctttcagcaaaacaaaaacagaaaggcaaaggCAGCACACCATCTGTAAGCTCTGCGGATGATGAcaccttttcttcctcatctgCTCCAATAACCTTCAAAGATGTGCGAGCTCAAAGACCTCTGAGATCCACTTCCCTCCGTAATCACCATTACAGTCCAACTCCTTGGCCCCTTCGACCTACGAATTCAGAAGAGACTTGCATCAAAATGGAAGTGAAAGTCAAGGCCTTGGTCCATTCCTCTAATCCAAGCCCAGCACTGAATGGTGTTCGAAAGGACTTCCATGACTTGCAGTCAGACAACGTGTTCCAGGAACAAaacaatgcattaaaaaatacagaatctcAGAATGGGGACTTGCATCTTCATATTGATGAACATGTGCCTGTAGTTATTGGATTAATGCCTCAGGACTACATTCAGTATACTGTGCCTTTAGATGAGGGAATGTATCCTTTGGAAGGATCACGTAGTTACTGTCTGGATAGTTCCTCACCCATGGAAGTTTCAACTGTTTCTTCTCAAGTGGGGGGAAATGCTTTCCATGAAGAAGAGAGCCAGGTGGATCAGGATGTAGTCGTTGCACCAGATATCTTTGTGGACCAGACGGTGAATGGTTTGTTGATTGGTACCACAGGAGTCATGTTGCAAAGCCCAAGAGTTAATCACAGCGATGTCCCTCCACTCTCACCTTTGCTACCTCCAATGCAGAATAATCAAATCCAAAGGAACTTCAATGGATTGAGTGGCACAGATGCCCACGTGGCTGAAAGTATGCGCTGCCATTTGAATTTTGATCCTAACACTGCCCCTGGAGTTGGAAGAGTTTATGATTCTGTACAGAACAGTGGTCCTATGGTTGTGACAAGTCtcacagaagaactgaaaaaacttGCAAAACAAGGATGGTACTGGGGCCCCATTACACGTtgggaggcagagggaaaaTTAGCTAATGTGCCTGATGGCTCGTTTCTCGTTCGAGATAGTTCTGATGATCGTTATCTTTTAAGTTTGAGTTTTCGTTCCCATGGAAAAACTCTTCACACTAGAATCGAACACTCAAATGGTAGGTTTAGCTTTTATGAACAACCAGATGTGGAGGGACATACATCTATAGTTGACTTAATTGAACATTCAATCAGGGACTCTGAAAATGGAGCTTTCTGCTATTCAAGATCCCGACTGCCTGGATCTGCAACTTACCCAGTGAGACTGACAAATCCAGTATCTCGGTTTATGCAGGTGCGTTCTTTACAATACCTGTGTCGTTTTGTAATACGTCAGTACACCAGAATAGACCTGATTCAGAAACTGCCTTTGCCAAACAAAATGAAGGATTATTTACAGGAAAAGCACTACTGA